A region of the Pelomicrobium methylotrophicum genome:
GCCGGGATGCTGTCCACGGCGAAGACCACGTCGGTCACACCCACCATGACCATGACCACGAATAGCGGTGTCGCCCATCGCACACCGTCCTTGGTCACGAAAAACCGCTCCTCGTGGAACTGCGGCGTGATCCGCAAGTGAGCGCGCAGCCATCGCAGCACGGGGTTCGCTTCCAAATCCGGTTTGTTGTCGGCGAACACCCACATCTTGATGCCAGTCACCAGCAGGAACGCGCCGAACAGGTACAGCACCCAGTGGAAGCGGGCGATCAGCCAGGCGCCGCCCAGAATCATGGCCGCCCGCAGCACGATGGCGCCCACGATGCCGTAGATCAAGACGCGCCGCTGGTATCTTAACGGCACGGCGAAATAGCTGAACAGCATGAGGAACACGAAGATGTTGTCTACTGCCAACGACTTCTCGACCAGATAGCCGGTGAGAAACTCGGTGGTCTTGAGGTTGGCCACTGCGCGGCCGTGCTCCGCATCGAGATACCACCACAACAATCCGGCAAAGACGAGGGAAAGGGCGACCCACAGGGCTGACCACCAGGCCGCCTCTCGAAGCGTGACCCGCCGGGAGCCCTTGCGTTCCAGAAGCAGGATATCGACGACGAGGGCGGTGACGACAAAGGCGGCGAACACCGCCCACATCCAGGGGGTGCCGATGGTTTCGGTCATACGATTCTCCTTTGCAGCTCGTTGACGGGGTCCCATCCCCGAACTGCCAGCCATCGGCCCA
Encoded here:
- a CDS encoding TerC family protein, which codes for MTETIGTPWMWAVFAAFVVTALVVDILLLERKGSRRVTLREAAWWSALWVALSLVFAGLLWWYLDAEHGRAVANLKTTEFLTGYLVEKSLAVDNIFVFLMLFSYFAVPLRYQRRVLIYGIVGAIVLRAAMILGGAWLIARFHWVLYLFGAFLLVTGIKMWVFADNKPDLEANPVLRWLRAHLRITPQFHEERFFVTKDGVRWATPLFVVMVMVGVTDVVFAVDSIPAIFAITLDPFIVLTSNVFAILGLRAMYFLLAGFAGRFHLLSYGLALILIFIGVKMLIADFYKIPVFVSLAVVAAVLAAAMILSLVVKPGGRAQEDAR